caccgCCTACGACTGTCGCCGCCCCCCATGCGTCAGGTGAGCCTGCGGGCGCTGCGGCTGTGCCGGCGCATGGTGGCCAGGCTGCTGGAGATGTTCGCCGAGCGGCCGCTGGGCCAGCGAACGCTGCACGCTGTGGGCGACGCTATGTGGGCTGCTGAAAGGGCCACCATCTGGGCTGGGTCTGCCACGGCTGACTTCGCAGGTGAGGCTCCGCTCCGTGCCACTGTGACATTCCTGTGCTGGGGTGTCTGCTACAGTAGCGGAGATTTCTCTCATGCCCTTTCGTGAATCAAGTACTACAGAAATTCAGAGACTCATCCCATAATCGGAGGATTTAtcttatttctaaatttccagtcACATTCAAAGCAGTCCCCTAAAGTTGATACGCAACTCTTCCAGCACTTGAAAAATAGAAGGAATTTGCTCGCTGAACAGTTTCAAAATTAGTTAACATTACACATGACACTCTTCTATGGAGTCAAAAACGCTGCCCCTTTAACTTACTGGGACGAGGACGAAATATGAAGGGACTAGATCAGGTGTTGGTTagctgtcactttttttttttttttttttttttcaggaattcCCTCACAGTGAGCGAAATTTGTGTGTTGCCACGATACAGTAAATAACTTAGCTCTCCCATCATCTTCTCTCGAATTTTTCCTCCTGCATATGGGACAAAGTGGGGCAAGTTCCGTTATTATAGTATTATTTGGAACGAAATGACAAGACTAAATCCACTTATTCTTCATTATGACTGCTTTTAGCCAAGACCATTTACCATTAGTTACCTGAACAATATTCAAAGCGAGGTACGTACAGTGGAAGTTCAATGCGAAACAAAGAAGCAACGAGCATCAAAACATGCCTGTGAAACTCTACAATCGTGGTGATAATGTTTTTGCAGAAAAGTTGATGTAGAATATTAATCATGCTACTTTCATTGGCTTCGAGGAAGAGTTAAACGacagtatttattttattaatcttgTTTTCATGTGTCATTCCATGATACTTAATTTCCAAGAATTCCTTAGATACCCACATTGGTAGCTGAAACCAGAGGTGGTAATGAAAAAAATAGTGCTCTCATTTGACTACATACTTCTTCCATCTTCAAAACTTCCCAGAATAGCTTTCATGTGacactttttctttcttatttcatcggccttgtgactggccttgtgactggccttgtgactggccttgtgactggccttgtgactggccttgtgactggccttgtgactggccttgtgactggccttgtgactggccttgtgactggccttgtgactggccttgtgactggccttgtgactggccttgtgactggccttgtgactggccttgtgactggccttgtgactggccttgtgactggccttgtgactggccttgtgactggccttgtgactggccttgtgactggccttgtgactggccttgtgactggccttgtgactggccttgtgactggccttgtgactggccttgtgactggccttgtgactggccttgtgactggccttgtgactggccttgtgactggccttgtgactggccttgtgactggccttgtgactggccttgtgactggccttgtgactggccttgtgactggccttgtgactggccttgtgactggccttgtgactggccttgtgactggccttgtgactggccttgtgactggccttgtgactggccttgtgactggccttgtgactggccttgtgactggccttgtgactggccttgtgactggccttgtgactggccttgtgactggccttgtgactggccttgtgactggccttgtgactggccttgtgactggccttgtgactggccttgtgactggccttgtgactggccttgtgactggccttgtgactggccttgtgactggccttgtgactggccttgtgactggccttgtgactggccttgtgactggccttgtgactggccttgtgactggccttgtgactggccttgtgactggccttgtgactggccttgtgactggccttgtgactggccttgtgactggccttgtgactggccttgtgactggccttgtgactggccttgtgactggccttgtgactggccttgtgactggccttgtgactggccttgtgactggccttgtgactggccttgtgactggccttgtgactggccttgtgactggccttgtgactggccttgtgactggccttgtgactggccttgtgactggccttgtgactggccttgtgactggccttgtgactggccttgtgactggccttgtgactggccttgtgactggccttgtgactggccttgtgactggccttgtgactggccttgtgactggccttgtgactggccttgtgactggccttgtgactggccttgtgactggccttgtgactggccttgtgactggccttgtgactggccttgtgactggccttgtgactggccttgtgactggccttgtgactggccttgtgactggccttgtgactggccttgtgactggccttgtgactggccttgtgactggccttgtgactggccttgtgactggccttgtgactggccttgtgactggccttgtgactggccttgtgactggccttgtgactggccttgtgactggccttgtgactggccttgtgactggccttgtgactggccttgtgactggccttgtgactggccttgtgactggccttgtgactggccttgtgactggccttgtgactggccttgtgactggccttgtgactggccttgtgactggccttgtgactggccttgtgactggccttgtgactggccttccacgaatttctgtcctgtgcaactcttcatctctgagtagcagttgcaacctaagtcctcaattacagGGTCAATGTGTTCcaatctgtctttctctacagtttttgccctctccaTCTTTCTCTGGTACCATGTatgtcagtccctgatgtcttaacagatgtcctgtctgcctgtcccttctccttatgttttccacatattcttttcctctccgattttgtgtAGAACAATCTCgttccttatcattccacctaattttaaacattcgtctgtagcaccacttctcagatTAGATgcacttctgttccgtttttcccacagtccatatttcactaccataccacGATATgctccaacgtacattctcagaaatttcttcctcacattaagatctatgtttgatactagtacgctTCTTATGGCCAGTAataccctttctgccagtgcttgcTGCTTTCCATGTAGTCCTCCTCCGATTCACTCTgaccatattctgttctcattactgtccattccattcagatcATCATGTAATTCTTaattttcacccaggatagcaatgtcatcgcaaatcttatcagtgataccctttcaccttgaattttaattccactcctgaacctttttattttaaaaaatgtatgaaatctcatgggacttaactgctaaggtcataagtccctaagcttacacactacttaacctaaattatcctaaggacaaacacaccacccatggctgagggaggactcaaacctccaccaggatcagccgcacagtcagactgcagcgccttagactgatcagctaatcccacgcgggttttttatttccatcattgcttcatcgatatacagattgaacagcagggg
The genomic region above belongs to Schistocerca serialis cubense isolate TAMUIC-IGC-003099 chromosome 6, iqSchSeri2.2, whole genome shotgun sequence and contains:
- the LOC126484857 gene encoding repetin-like; the encoded protein is MGHNVELIHERSEATRRRQREGGNEKEATRRRQREGGNEKEATRRRQREGGNEKEATRRRQREGGNEKEATRRRQREGGNEKEATRRRQREGGNEKEATRRRQREGGNEKEATRRRQREGGNEKEATRRRQREGGNEKEATRRRQREGGNEKEATRRRQREGGNEKEATRRRQREGGNEKEATRRRQREGGNEKEARRRRQREGKEKKPRERSQGQSQGQSQGQSQGQSQGQSQGQSQGQSQGQSQGQSQGQSQGQSQGQSQGQSQGQSQGQSQGQSQGQSQGQSQGQSQGQSQGQSQGQSQGQSQGQSQGQSQGQSQGQSQGQSQGQSQGQSQGQSQGQSQGQSQGQSQGQSQGQSQGQSQGQSQGQSQGQSQGQSQGQSQGQSQGQSQGQSQGQSQGQSQGQSQGQSQGQSQGQSQGQSQGQSQGQSQGQSQGQSQGQSQGQSQGQSQGQSQGQSQGQSQGQSQGQSQGQSQGQSQGQSQGQSQGQSQGQSQGQSQGQSQGQSQGQSQGQSQGQSQGQSQGQSQGQSQGQSQGQSQGQSQGQSQGQSQGQSQGQSQGQSQGQSQGQSQGQSQGQSQGQSQGQSQGQSQGQSQGQSQGQSQGQSQGQSQGQSQGQSQGQSQGQSQGQSQGQSQGQSQGQSQGQSQGQSQGQSQGQSQGQSQGQSQGQSQGQSQGQSQGQSQGQSQGQSQGQSQGQSQGQSQGQSQGQSQGQSQGQSQGQSQGQSQGQSQGQSQGQSQGQSQGQSQGQSQGQSQGQSQGQSQGQSQGR